A stretch of the Ipomoea triloba cultivar NCNSP0323 chromosome 16, ASM357664v1 genome encodes the following:
- the LOC116007937 gene encoding protein transport protein SEC13 homolog B-like, protein MPAQKIETGHTDIVHDVSMDYYGKRVATASSDAMIKITRVSNNSTTQHLATLSGHRGPVWQVAWAHPKFGSLLASCSYDGKVIIWKEGNQNEWTQYRVFSEHKSSVNSISWAPHELGLCLACGSSDGCISVYSARSDGSWDTKRIDQAHPVGVTAVSWAPPMVPGAIVGSGLLDPVRKLASGGCDNTVKVWKLCNGVWKMDSLPALQKHSNWVRDVAWAPNLGLPKSTIASASEDGTVVIWSVAKEGDQWEGKVLNDFKNPVWRVSWSLTGNMLAVASGDNNVTLWKEAVDGEWQQLKTDH, encoded by the coding sequence ATGCCTGCACAGAAGATTGAAACAGGTCATACTGACATAGTACATGACGTATCCATGGATTACTATGGAAAACGTGTGGCAACAGCTTCGTCTGATGCAATGATCAAAATAACTCGTGTGAGCAACAATTCTACTACGCAGCATCTTGCTACTCTAAGTGGTCATCGTGGTCCAGTTTGGCAGGTTGCTTGGGCACACCCCAAATTTGGTTCACTCCTTGCTTCCTGTTCCTATGATGGTAAAGTCATAATCTGGAAGGAAGGCAACCAAAATGAATGGACACAATATCGTGTTTTCAGTGAGCATAAATCATCGGTCAATTCTATTTCTTGGGCTCCCCATGAACTTGGGCTGTGCTTGGCCTGTGGATCTTCTGATGGATGTATCTCTGTTTATAGTGCCAGGTCGGATGGTAGTTGGGACACCAAAAGAATCGATCAGGCACACCCTGTTGGAGTAACTGCAGTGTCATGGGCTCCTCCAATGGTTCCTGGTGCTATAGTTGGCTCTGGTTTACTTGATCCTGTTCGTAAGCTTGCATCTGGTGGGTGTGATAACACAGTGAAGGTGTGGAAGCTCTGTAACGGCGTTTGGAAGATGGATTCTCTCCCGGCCCTTCAGAAGCACAGTAATTGGGTGAGGGATGTCGCGTGGGCACCCAACTTGGGGCTTCCAAAGTCGACAATTGCAAGTGCTTCCGAGGACGGGACTGTTGTTATATGGAGTGTGGCAAAAGAAGGAGATCAATGGGAGGGGAAGGTTTTGAATGACTTCAAGAATCCTGTTTGGAGGGTTTCATGGTCTCTGACAGGAAACATGTTGGCTGTAGCCTCTGGGGACAATAATGTCACGCTGTGGAAAGAAGCAGTGGATGGGGAGTGGCAACAACTCAAAACTGACCATTAG